A single Aspergillus puulaauensis MK2 DNA, chromosome 7, nearly complete sequence DNA region contains:
- a CDS encoding dipeptidyl-peptidase III (COG:S;~EggNog:ENOG410PG5W;~InterPro:IPR005317,IPR039461;~MEROPS:MER0004247;~PFAM:PF03571;~TransMembrane:1 (o591-610i);~go_component: GO:0005737 - cytoplasm [Evidence IEA];~go_function: GO:0008239 - dipeptidyl-peptidase activity [Evidence IEA];~go_function: GO:0070006 - metalloaminopeptidase activity [Evidence IEA];~go_process: GO:0006508 - proteolysis [Evidence IEA]) yields MFSLQRGVCRCLPSVLHRPSLLLRPLPRRFSSTLTTLQRPTSTINTMDASVRQHYFADSPPSVVRLEVKYHFDNLKDKNLRKYAHYISRAAFEGTRVTLRQVSPESEPIYDLILALYRACDGNWPELARNTNVSDENLRFFLEYSAQFLGNCGNYKGFGDSKFIPRLPVQALETLASATPETKAAFQKANTTGGGIYETKEQSLMHLGYPEAGHITSYYPDSPSITKDEITAIGDFFEQKDMPLENTRLRKTSTGDFELLLASGVSSPPTRDRDLGDASSFDLDGKLKGKKVHLVFGDHKEEMAKIAHSVKQAGLHAANNTQKDMLNAYALSFGAGSIEAIKKSQRLWVTDQKPVLETNLGFVETYRDPHGVRGEWEGFVALVNLERTAAFGKLVDSAESMIPKLPWGEDFEKDKFLSPDFTSLEVLSFQSSGIPAGINLPNYDDIRQNLGFKNVSLGNVLSAKAPDEPIPFIQDEDQEVYRRFRDPAFEVQVGIHELLGHGTGKLLQETAPGQYNFDVSNPPINPVTGKPVSTWYKPGQTWSSVFGAIASSYEECRAECVAMALACDFSILQIFGFGDGKEDLSNEAGDVLFAAYLLMARAGLVALEFWDPKTKKWGQAHMQARYSILRTFLDAGDDFVKLSYIKEDLSDLEIKLDRSKILSHGRPAVEKYLQKLHVYKSTADVEAGKALYDDITSVDDWWGTNVRDIVLKNKIPRKVFVQANTILNGDEVILKEYEPTLEGIIQSFVERNV; encoded by the exons ATGTTTTCTTTACAAAGAGGGGTATGCAGGTGCTTGCCCTCCGTCCTCCACCGCCCCTCACTACTCCTCCGACCCCTACCCCGCCGATTCTCTTCCACTCTTACAACTCTTCAACGCCCTACCTCTACGATAAACACGATGGATGCCAGTGTCAGACAACATTACTTCGCAGACTCGCCCCCCAGCGTGGTTCGTCTGGAAGTTAAGTACCACTTCGATAACCTCAAAGACAAGAACCTACGGAAATACGCCCATTACATTAGCCG AGCCGCGTTTGAAGGAACTCGCGTGACTCTCCGTCAAGTCTCTCCGGAATCTGAACCGATCTACGACTTAATTCTCGCGCTATATCGAGCCTGCGATGGGAATTGGCCCGAGCTGGCTCGGAATACCAATGTCAGCGATGAGAACCTCCGCTTCTTCCTAGAATATTCTGCCCAGTTCCTTGGAAACTGTGGTAACTACAAGGGCTTTGGCGATTCGAAGTTTATTCCTCGATTGCCCGTCCAGGCTTTAGAGACTCTGGCTTCAGCCACGCCCGAGACGAAAGCTGCGTTCCAAAAAGCCAACACAACGGGAGGAGGTATTTACGAGACAAAGGAGCAATCCCTTATGCATCTCGGCTATCCCGAAGCCGGACATATAACTTCGTACTACCCTGATTCACCGTCTATTACCAAGGATGAGATTACAGCTATTGGAGATTTCTTCGAGCAGAAGGACATGCCCTTGGAAAACACCAGGCTCCGAAAGACCTCCACGGGAGATTTTGAGTTGTTGCTCGCTTCTGGtgtttcctctcctccgacCCGAGACAGGGATTTGGGGGATGCTAGTTCGTTTGATCTGGACGGCAAACTAAAGGGGAAGAAAGTGCACCTTGTGTTCGGCGACCACAAGGAAGAAATGGCGAAGATCGCCCATAGCGTCAAGCAGGCCGGGCTTCACGCGGCAAATAATACCCAAAAGGACATGCTGAATGCTTATGCACTCTCTTTCGGCGCCGGCTCTATTGAAGCAATTAAAAAGAGTCAGCGACTATGGGTGACGGATCAGAAGCCAGTTTTGGAAACAAACCTTGGCTTCGTCGAAACGTACAGAGACCCTCACGGGGTAAGGGGAGAGTGGGAAGGCTTTGTTGCTTTG GTTAATCTAGAGCGGACCGCAGCTTTCGGGAAGCTTGTAGATAGCGCGGAAAGCATGATTCCTAAACTACCCTGGGGCGAGGATTTCGAAAAAGACAAGTTTCTCAGCCCTGATTTCACCTCGTTGGAAGTGTTGAGCTTTCAGTCGTCTGGCATCCCTGCTGGTATTAACCTTCCCAATTATGATGATATTCGCCAAAACCTAGGATTCAAAAACGTCTCCCTTGGGAATGTCCTTTCTGCTAAAGCGCCCGATGAGCCCATACCGTTCATCCAAGACGAAGACCAAGAGGTTTATCGTCGATTCCGTGATCCTGCATTTGAGGTGCAGGTTGGCATCCACGAACTTCTTGGACACGGAACTGGCAAGTTACTCCAGGAGACCGCTCCAGGGCAGTATAACTTCGATGTGTCCAACCCGCCGATTAATCCGGTGACCGGCAAACCCGTATCGACGTGGTACAAGCCGGGTCAAACATGGAGCTCTGTATTCGGGGCCATTGCTTCCTCTTATGAAGAGTGCCGTGCGGAGTGCGTTGCCATGGCTCTTGCTTGCGACTTCAGCATCCTTCagatcttcggcttcggcgatGGAAAAGAAGATCTCTCAAATGAGGCCGGAGATGTTCTATTCGCTGCGTACTTACTGATGGCTCGTGCCGGTCTGGTCGCTCTGGAGTTCTGGGACCCCAAGACGAAGAAGTGGGGGCAAGCGCACATGCAGGCCCGATATAGTATCCTACGCACTTTCCTCGATGCTGGTGATGACTTCGTCAAACTCTCCTATATCAAGGAAGACCTGTCCGACCTCGAGATCAAATTGGACCGCTCCAAAATTCTTTCGCATGGACGTCCAGCTGTGGAAAAATACCTGCAGAAATTGCACGTCTACAAGAGTACGGCAGATGTCGAGGCAGGCAAAGCACTCTATGATGATATCACATCCGTTGATGACTGGTGGGGCACCAATGTCCGAGATATTGTTTTGAAGAACAAAATCCCCCGCAAGGTATTTGTACAAGCAAACACTATTTTAAATGGTGATGAGGTCATTTTGAAGGAGTATGAGCCAACGCTCGAGGGTATCATCCAGAGCTTCGTCGAGCGGAATGTCTAA
- a CDS encoding putative protein kinase Scy1 (BUSCO:EOG09261YGB;~COG:T;~EggNog:ENOG410PH91;~InterPro:IPR000719,IPR011009,IPR016024;~PFAM:PF07714,PF00069;~go_function: GO:0004672 - protein kinase activity [Evidence IEA];~go_function: GO:0005524 - ATP binding [Evidence IEA];~go_process: GO:0006468 - protein phosphorylation [Evidence IEA]): MFSSALKSFSSNITTNYQVSPHPTVVSGPWKIHDGKKKSTNTAASIFIFDKKALEPRSSGLGGRSGSSIKKLQEEIVERLKREAGNLARLRHPSILQVLEPVEETRNGGLMFATERITASLAGLLQEKDTQESSGRIGSRTSRYMVEEPNGSRRRRDLDIDELEIQKGLLQVAKGLEFLHESAGLVHGNLNPEAIFINAKSDWKISGLGFAGPSDSSESKSSLPPLALSEVLYQDPRLPPSVQLNLDYTSPDFTLDSTVNPSADLFSLGLIIIALYNSPHTSPLKSHGSLDSFKRLLTSPSSTPSQSNNFLCSGSIPNDILAHVLPRLITRRAAQRLTAREFQESQYFDNILVSTIRFLESLPAKNPNEKAQFMRGLQRVLPEFPVSVLERKLLGALLDELKDRELLSLVLQNVFAILQRIPNARRTLPEKVIPHLKETFPVGKGAAQERDSKKDAGLMVVLDNISVIAGNCSGMEFKDDILPLIRLGLDSPTHTLVDAAIKCLPVILPVLDFSTVKNEVFPPIASTFSRTNSLSIKVRCLEAFAVLCGGSMGQGDDSGDDLSGIVEKSKPQPTKSSILDKYTIQEKLVPSLKAIKTKEPAVMMAALSVFQQVRTVADADFLALEVLPVLWSFSLGPLLDLNQFGEFMALIKSISSKVEREQMKKLQELSSGDASGFRNGTASSTKAPSGFIQSETGSTRDNFERLVLGRGATASNDQGSDIWGGLVSNTPPLQASATPQPSSTALSWSSTTAGSAGRQSSLTTRSITPDFKLNSFPSLEPTAKQNSSSASAFPTLQPSAPSPWSMPNTSNHQPQYSGSSPSLASLASMNASNTSSASTKLQTTPSYSAFSIPPPPSTQAPSAFTNTSQTPFGGRTGQSSPLFNGSAVQPQQPENQKQGLDKYQSLI; this comes from the exons ATGTTCTCGTCCGCGCTCAAGTCATTCAGCTCCAACATCACTACGAACTATCAAGTTTCCCCGCATCCTACAGTCGTTTCCGGTCCCTGGAAGATTCAtgatggaaagaagaaatccacCAATACCGCGGCATCCATCTTTATCTTTGATAAGAAGGCTCTCGAGCCTCGATCCAGTGGATTGGGTGGTCGTTCCGGTTCTTCAATCAAAAAGCTGCAGGAAGAGATTGTCGAACGCTTGAAACGCGAAGCCGGCAACCTCGCTCGTCTGCGACACCCATCGATTCTGCAGGTGCTCGAGCCTGTTGAAGAAACACGCAATGGTGGTCTCATGTTCGCAACTGAAAGAATCACCGCCTCGCTTGCCGGGCTTCTACAGGAAAAGGATACACAAGAAAGCAGTGGAAGGATAGGCTCAAGGACTTCGCGGTACATGGTGGAAGAGCCGAACGGCTCccggaggcggagggatCTCGACATCGATGAACTGGAAATTCAGAAGGGACTTCTGCAGGTTGCTAAGGGTCTTGAGTTTCTTCACGAGTCTGCTGGCTTGGTGCATGGCAATCTGAACCCGGAGGctatcttcatcaacgccaaaTCTGACTGGAAAATCTCGGGACTCGGCTTTGCTGGTCCTTCAGACTCGTCCGAATCCAAATCATCTCTCCCCCCTCTAGCTCTATCGGAGGTTCTTTATCAAGATCCACGCCTTCCACCATCTGTTCAACTGAACTTGGACTACACCTCACCTGATTTTACTCTGGATTCGACCGTTAACCCTTCTGCTGATCTATTCTCTCTTGGGCTTATAATAATCGCGCTTTATAACTCGCCACATACTTCTCCCCTGAAGTCTCATGGTAGTTTGGACTCGTTCAAGCGACTACTCACTTCGCCGTCCTCCACTCCATCGCAAAGCAACAACTTTCTCTGCTCAGGCTCGATACCGAACGACATTCTCGCGCATGTACTACCAAGACTAATAACTAGAAGGGCCGCCCAGCGTCTTACTGCGCGAGAGTTTCAGGAATCTCAATATTTCGATAATATCCTGGTATCAACCATCCGGTTTTTGGAATCACTGCCGGCCAAAAATCCAAATGAAAAGGCCCAGTTCATGCGTGGCTTGCAACGGGTCCTTCCAGAGTTTCCTGTTTCCGTCTTAGAGAGAAAACTTCTGGGCGCCTTGCTAGACGAACTCAAAGACCGCGAGCTCCTCTCTCTCGTTCTACAAAACGTCTTCGCAATTCTCCAGCGAATCCCCAATGCGCGTCGTACTCTTCCTGAAAAAGTGATTCCTCATCTCAAGGAAACCTTTCCAGTAGGGAAAGGTGCTGCCCAAGAACGAGATTCAAAGAAGGATGCAGGCCTCATGGTGGTTCTTGATAATATCAGTGTCATCGCTGGAAATTGCTCTGGAATGGAATTCAAGGATG atATCCTACCTCTTATTCGCCTGGGGCTTGACTCTCCCACACATACCTTAGTAGATGCCGCAATAAAATGTCTACCCGTCATTCTCCCCGTTCTTGATTTCAGCACCGTGAAAAACGAAGTTTTCCCTCCAATTGCGTCCACTTTCAGCCGCACGAACAGTCTTTCAATCAAGGTACGGTGTTTAGAAGCGTTTGCTGTGCTTTGCGGTGGCTCTATGGGTCAGGGGGATGACAGTGGAGATGACTTGAGCGGTATAGTCGAAAAGAGCAAGCCACAACCTACAAAGTCGTCTATTCTGGATAAATACACCATACAAGAAAAACTTGTGCCCTCTCTGAAAGCGATCAAAACGAAGGAACCAGCTGTTATGATGGCGGCTTTGAGTGTATTTCAGCAGGTCCGCACTGTTGCAGACGCTGATTTCCTTGCCTTGGAGGTTCTTCCGGTTCTATGGAGCTTTAGCCTTGGTCCACTTCTTGACTTGAACCAATTTGGCGAATTCATGGCCTTAATCAAGAGCATCTCTTCGAAAGTTGAGCGCGAACAGATGAAGAAACTTCAAGAGCTCTCTTCAGGGGATGCATCCGGTTTTCGCAACGGAACAGCATCCTCCACCAAGGCACCAAGTGGTTTTATACAGTCAGAGACCGGATCCACGAGGGATAATTTCGAGCGTCTGGTTCTTGGACGGGGcgcaacagcatcaaatGATCAGGGAAGCGATATCTGGGGTGGCCTAGTCTCAAATACCCCACCTTTGCAAGCATCTGCTACTCCACAGCCCAGCTCTACTGCACTTTCTTGGTCTTCAACTACTGCGGGGTCTGCTGGCAGGCAATCCAGTCTAACCACACGTTCAATCACTCCTGATTTCAAGTTGAATTCATTCCCATCATTGGAGCCAACTGCAAAACAaaactcttcctcggcatcaGCGTTTCCGACTCTACAACCATCTGCCCCAAGTCCCTGGAGCATGCCGAACACATCCAACCATCAACCTCAGTATTCGGGATCTAGCCCGTCTCTCGCGTCACTAGCCAGTATGAACGCCTCCAACACCTCTTCAGCCAGCACGAAATTGCAGACAACGCCAAGCTACTCTGCATTCTCGATACCACCTCCACCCTCTACGCAGGCTCCCAGTGCATTTACAAACACGAGCCAGACTCCATTTGGCGGCCGCACTGGACAAAGCTCCCCACTCTTCAATGGCAGCGCCGTACAACCGCAACAGCCCGAAAACCAAAAACAAGGGCTTGACAAATATCAAAGCCTGATATGA
- the BAT1 gene encoding branched-chain amino acid aminotransferase, cytosolic (COG:E;~EggNog:ENOG410PIW1;~InterPro:IPR036038,IPR018300,IPR001544,IPR043131, IPR043132,IPR033939,IPR005786;~PFAM:PF01063;~go_function: GO:0003824 - catalytic activity [Evidence IEA];~go_function: GO:0004084 - branched-chain-amino-acid transaminase activity [Evidence IEA];~go_process: GO:0009081 - branched-chain amino acid metabolic process [Evidence IEA]) translates to MKSLHQLARQRALPSLVTPRFQSPLANQLWQRSFSATPAASEGARLDPSKLTITKTSTPKELLPSKDLVFGKTFTDHMFSVEWTAKDGWLTPQIVPYQKLQLDPSACVLHYAFECFEGMKAYKDSKGQIRLFRPDKNMQRLNKSSARIALPSFDGEALTKMIGELVKLDSRFIPDARGYSLYLRPTMIGTQSTLGVGPPGSALLFVIASPVGPYYPTGFKAISLEATDYAVRAWPGGVGDKKLGANYAPCIVPQLEAASRGFQQNLWLFGEEEYVTEVGTMNLFIALKNKETGKKELVTAPLDGTILEGVTRDSVLGLARERLAPQGWDISERKIRMAELAEADKEGRLLEVFGAGTAAIVSPVRNISYRGKLVNCGLKEDEEAGEIALQMKNWIEEIQYGDKEHRWSYVL, encoded by the exons ATGAAATCGCTCCATCAATTAGCTCGCCAGCGGGCGCTGCCTAGCCTTGTTACTCCGCGTTTCCAGAGCCCTCTCGCAAACCAGCTATGGCAACGAAGCTTCAGTGCTACTCCAGCTGCTTCGGAAGGCGCTCGCCTAGACCCGTCAAAGCTCACCATCACAAAAACAAGCACGCCGAAGGAGTTGCTGCCCTCAAAGGATCTTGTCTTTGGCAAGACATTTACTG ACCACATGTTTTCTGTCGAATGGACCGCGAAAGATGGCTGGCTTACTCCCCAGATCGTCCCCTATCAAAAACTCCAGCTGGATCCCTCGGCTTGTGTGCTCCACTACGCGTTCGAATGTTTTGAGGGTATGAAGGCGTACAAAGATAGCAAAGGTCAGATTCGATTGTTCCGACCCGACAAGAACATGCAGCGCCTGAACAAGTCATCTGCACGAATTGCTTTACCTTCTTTTGACGGCGAAGCCCTCACCAAAATGATTGGAGAGCTCGTCAAACTCGACAGCAGATTTATTCCTGA TGCGCGAGGTTACTCATTGTACCTGCGACCCACGATGATTGGCACCCAGAGCACTCTTGGTGTTGGCCCGCCAGGCTCTGCCCTTCTTTTCGTCATTGCGAGCCCCGTAGGCCCTTACTACCCAACCGGATTCAAGGCTATCTCATTGGAGGCCACTGATTATGCCGTGCGCGCTTGGCCTGGAGGTGTGGGAGATAAGAAGTTGGGTGCAAACTATGCTCCCTGTATTGTTCCTCAGCTGGAGGCCGCTTCGCGTGGGTTCCAACAGAACCTGTGGCTCTTCGGAGAGGAAGAGTATGTAACAGAGGTCGGCACGATGAACCTTTTCATTGCGctgaagaacaaggagaCTGGCAAGAAAGAATTGGTGACTGCACCCCTTGATGGGACAATTCTCGAGGGTGTTACCCGAGATTCCGTGCTAGGTCTCGCCAGAGAGAGACTCGCCCCGCAAGGCTGGGATATTTCCGAGCGCAAAATCAGGATGGCAGAGCTCGCCGAGGCTGATAAAGAAGGAAGGCTGCTAGAAGTTTTTGGAGCCGGCACAGCAGCAATTGTCAGCCCCGTGCGGAATATCAGCTATCGTGGCAAGCTGGTGAACTGTGGATtgaaggaggatgaggaggcggGGGAGATTGCTCTTCAGATGAAGAACTGGATCGAGGAGATCCAGTACGGTGATAAAGAGCACCGGTGGAG TTATGTCCTATAA
- a CDS encoding bZIP transcription factor (COG:S;~EggNog:ENOG410PRE1;~InterPro:IPR004827;~go_function: GO:0003700 - DNA-binding transcription factor activity [Evidence IEA];~go_process: GO:0006355 - regulation of transcription, DNA-templated [Evidence IEA]) encodes MHRSNGYSYSTSSRNHGTSSAFSPNANPNEDWTKISDLAERRRIQNRIAQRNYRKKLKRRLEDLEKRAASASESPERSLEPEPPVRVTVKSRAKHTRASKSTSDIHSPASTDRASTYDSYPTPEERGSMFSYQSTRQLSTSPPPLLSYSSLDAYGQHSYGHPPAYHSLSAPYGDMAYHGEYPSPVPSLLPVAMHGSVPAKRYSSYGDDDIISPFNMSYASMAGIDLAPAQHHQEHSNIPMPALSQGYGDDHSSPSTPAEPSLACPLTPELDTTSLHPYPPLL; translated from the exons ATGCATCGATCAAACGGTTACTCATACTCCACAAGTTCAAGAAACCACGGCACGAGCAGTGCCTTCAGTCCCAATGCCAACCCTAATGAGGACTGGACCAAGATCTCTGACTTGGCTGAACGGCGTCGTATCCAGAATCGCATTGCCCAGCGCAATTATC GCAAGAAGCTAAAGCGCCGCCTGGAGGACCTTGAAAAACGTGCTGCCTCCGCATCCGAATCCCCAGAGCGCTCTCTAGAGCCGGAACCGCCAGTTAGAGTGACCGTCAAGTCTCGCGCAAAGCATACTCGCGCATCCAAGTCGACATCCGATATCCACAGTCCCGCATCGACAGACCGTGCGTCAACATACGATAGCTATCCCACACCAGAGGAACGGGGGTCGATGTTTTCATACCAAAGCACCCGACAGCTTTCCACTTCCCCACCACCCCTCCTCTCGTACTCCTCGCTCGACGCCTACGGACAGCACTCATACGGACACCCGCCAGCATACCACTCTCTTTCCGCGCCCTACGGCGACATGGCCTACCACGGCGAGTACCCCTCGCCCGTgccttctctcctccctgtCGCGATGCACGGCTCCGTACCAGCCAAAAGGTACTCCTCgtacggcgacgacgatatcATCAGCCCGTTCAATATGAGCTACGCCTCGATGGCGGGAATCGACCTGGCTCCCGCGCAACATCACCAGGAGCATAGTAACATTCCT ATGCCAGCTTTGTCGCAAGGATACGGCGATGACCACTCCTCTCCATCGACGCCCGCGGAGCCTTCTCTGGCTTGCCCTCTG